One Plectropomus leopardus isolate mb chromosome 1, YSFRI_Pleo_2.0, whole genome shotgun sequence DNA segment encodes these proteins:
- the fam214a gene encoding protein FAM214A isoform X1 has protein sequence MTLDNMKSERDATEEFFEYDTEEFLVFLTLLITEGRTPEYSVKGRTEGLHCPPAQSAMPPLHKHECSDKLPQCRQARRTRSEVILLWRNSIPIMIEVMLLPDCCYGDECPPSDPISDPVIKQDALLLERWTLQPVPRQSGDRFIEEKTLLLAVRSYVFFSQLSAWLSASHGIVPRNILYRISAADEELVWQFSQPPSEHIFPVPNVSHSVALQVRVQSLPRQPTYPTLACSIHTGLPPLYSKTPSLNPNLNSHGGLPTHKKSQDPSKDNLLHNSNIYSKSSNSMSGLLLNGLPIPNLPINNIPINSLPHTAVPPPYSKKTQEPGEDHTYQNGELPQVNIPQSQGSPLFHRSSHSPTPSRSHSPSPLPTSKAGKWLYSALNGSSDPTQVEDYGSGTNSSDRSKGPIPEPLRAFKNFSLAEPPRCPSPRPATETNPLIGSLLQERQEVIARIAQRLNFCDPTAPPLPPGLFASDNPPKAMWGSNHDDITASKTKEPEVPPYESVGRVWPSPFNTPVTDPSFSKRESSSPKPAACRKLKMTETRDREEERNGEREREREKEKDRERDSSLIAQAVQDITRLIQERLSVPSLSPRHSRSGSHLHHTHTTTVTHTVRTYSHTSHIPQASHTATNGYTNGHVPSHEPHRGSSRTAATTAPVCTDKPRVDPGTGCHSPRAQNGAHFTLEESSLKGQSHTQAGRCLRTPPQEKLRARMPSSHEPPPATPVTENSPRNAQIFSWTCNDASPAMNCNTSHNHSKPQPQSQMQFCAPAQASALQDENQAPSISGCSSTSSPDMTPPSTVLRAHSPSPLRPCNSWKKQNRHSLDATATKAFHPCTGLPLLSSPVPQRKNQTGYFDLDTSLAGCKGLPWASGKRVCPKNEGYTDESQQFSASAPPASLSLLGNFEECVLNYRLEPLGLVEGFTAEVGASGSFCPSHLTLPVEVSFYSVSDDNAPSPYMGVINLESLGKRGYRVPPSGTIQVTLFNPNKTVVKMFVVMYDLRAMPAGHQTFLRQRTFSVPVRRDTNNQTSRKSLGQGRTLRYLVHLRFQSSKSGKIYLHRDIRLLFSRKSMEVDSGAAYELQSSTESPIDPPFSPRC, from the exons ATGCAACGGAGGAGTTTTTCGAGTATGACACGGAGGAGTTCCTGGTATTCCTGACCTTGCTCATCACAGAAGGACGGACACCAGAATATTCTGTGAAGGGCAGAACCGAGGGGCTGCACTGTCCACCAGCCCAGTCGGCCATGCCGCCTCTTCACAAGCACGAATGCAGCGACAAACTGCCCCAG TGTCGGCAGGCAAGGCGAACCCGTTCAGAGGTGATCCTGCTTTGGAGGAACAGCATCCCCATCATGATCGAGGTCATGCTCCTACCAGACTGTTGCTATGGTGATGAGTGCCCCCCGAGTGACCCCATCAGCGACCCGGTCATCAAACAAGATGCTCTACTGCTGGAGAGATGGACCCTGCAGCCAGTTCCAAGACA aAGCGGCGATCGTTTCATTGAGGAGAAGACCCTTCTGTTGGCTGTGCGCTCCTACGTCTTCTTCTCCCAGCTCAGCGCCTGGCTCAGCGCCTCCCATGGTATCGTCCCGAGAAACATCCTATACAG AATCAGTGCTGCTGATGAGGAGTTGGTGTGGCAGTTCTCCCAGCCGCCTTCAGAACACATTTTCCCCGTCCCCAACGTGTCCCACAGTGTTGCACTGCAGGTCCGTGTCCAGTCACTCCCCCGCCAGCCCACCTACCCCACCCTGGCCTGCAGCATCCACACCGGCCTGCCTCCGCTTTACAGCAAGACGCCCAGCCTCAACCCAAACCTTAACAGCCATGGTGGCCTGCCCACCCACAAAAAGAGCCAGGACCCCAGCAAAGACAACCTCCTTCACAACTCTAACATCTACAGCAAAAGCTCCAACTCCATGTCTGGCCTACTCCTCAACGGATTACCCATTCCTAATCTTCCCATCAACAACATCCCCATTAACAGCCTACCCCACACTGCTGTCCCCCCTCCCTACAGCAAGAAGACCCAGGAGCCTGGTGAGGACCACACGTATCAGAATGGAGAACTTCCGCAGGTCAACATCCCCCAAAGTCAGGGCTCCCCCCTGTTCCACAGGTCGTCTCACTCCCCCACGCCCTCCCGCTCCCACTCTCCCTCTCCACTTCCCACAAGTAAAGCAGGGAAGTGGCTATACTCTGCTCTCAATGGTTCATCTGACCCCACACAAGTAGAAGACTATGGGTCTGGCACCAACAGCAGTGATAGGTCAAAAGGGCCCATCCCCGAGCCACTGAGAGCTTTTAAGAATTTCTCCTTGGCTGAGCCCCCCCGCTGCCCCTCCCCAAGGCCTGCAACCGAGACAAACCCTCTGATTGGCTCCCTGCTGcaggagagacaggaagttaTCGCCCGCATTGCACAGAGGCTCAACTTCTGCGACCCCACAGCACCACCACTCCCTCCCGGCCTTTTTGCTTCTGACAACCCTCCCAAAGCCATGTGGGGCAGTAACCATGACGACATAACTGCCAGTAAGACCAAAGAACCCGAGGTACCGCCCTACGAGTCTGTGGGACGTGTGTGGCCCAGCCCCTTCAACACACCCGTGACTGACCCTTCTTTCAGCAAACGGGAGAGCTCCTCTCCTAAACCTGCAGCCTGCAGGAAGCTGAAAATGACTGagacaagagacagagaggaggagcggaatggagagagggagagggagagagagaaggagaaagacagggagagagacagcTCCCTGATCGCCCAGGCAGTACAAGACATAACGAGACTCATCCAGGAGAGACTGTCtgtcccctctctgtccccGAGGCACAGCAGGAGCGGCAGCCATCTGCACCACACGCACACAACAACAGTCACGCACACGGTCCGCACATATTCACACACCTCTCACATCCCACAAGCCTCACACACTGCCACCAACGGCTACACCAACGGCCACGTACCCAGCCATGAACCTCACAGAGGCAGCAGTCGCACCGCTGCCACAACCGCGCCCGTTTGCACAGACAAGCCCCGAGTGGATCCGGGAACCGGATGCCATTCTCCCCGGGCCCAAAATGGTGCTCACTTTACACTTGAAGAATCCTCATTGAAAGGCCAGTCCCACACCCAGGCTGGTCGCTGTTTACGAACTCCCCCGCAAGAAAAGCTCAGAGCTAGGATGCCCAGCAGCCATGAACCCCCCCCTGCCACCCCTGTCACCGAGAACAGCCCAAGGAATGCCCAGATCTTTAGTTGGACTTGCAATGATGCCAGCCCAGCCATGAACTGTAACACAAGCCACAACCACAGCAAGCCTCAGCCCCAGTCCCAGATGCAGTTTTGTGCACCAGCGCAGGCCTCTGCCCTGCAGGATGAGAACCAGGCCCCCTCCATATCTGGATGCTCCAGCACCTCCAGTCCAGACATGACTCCCCCTTCCACAGTCCTG CGAGCTCACAGCCCCTCCCCGCTGCGCCCCTGCAACAGCTGGAAGAAACAGAATCGACACTCATTAGATGCCACAGCGACCAAGGCCTTCCACCCCTGCACTGGCCTGCCTCTGCTCTCCAGCCCt GTTCCTCAGAGGAAAAATCAAACAGGCTACTTTGACCTGGACACCTCTCTGGCTGGCTGTAAGGGTTTGCCTTGGGCCTCTGGGAAAAG GGTGTGTCCAAAGAATGAGGGGTACACCGATGAGTCGCAGCAGTTCAGTGCCAGCGCTCCACCTGCCAGTCTCAGTTTGCTGGGAAACTTTGAG GAGTGTGTGCTGAACTACCGCCTAGAGCCTTTAGGGTTAGTGGAGGGTTTCACAGCAGAAGTTGGAGCCAGCGGGTCCTTCTGCCCAAGTCACCTGACCTTACCCGTTGAGGTGTCATTCTACAGTGTATCCGATGACAACGCTCCATCACCATATATG GGTGTGATAAACCTGGAGTCCCTGGGGAAAAGGGGCTACCGTGTACCTCCATCAGGAACCATTCAAGTG ACCTTATTCAATCCCAACAAAACAGTGGTGAAGATGTTTGTTGTGATGTACGACTTACGAGCCATGCCAGCTGGACACCAGACCTTCCTGCGCCAGAGGACCTTCTCTGTTCCCGTCCGCCGTGACACAAACAATCAGACCAGCAGGAAGTCCCTCGGCCAGGGACGCACCTTGCGCTACCTCGTTCACCTGAG GTTCCAGAGTTCTAAGTCTGGGAAGATCTACCTCCATAGGGACATCCGTCTGCTGTTTTCCAGGAAGTCCATGGAGGTGGACAGCGGAGCTGCCTACGAGCTCCAGTCCTCCACAGAGTCCCCTATTGACCCTCCCTTCTCTCCCCGCTGCTGA
- the fam214a gene encoding protein FAM214A isoform X2 translates to MIEVMLLPDCCYGDECPPSDPISDPVIKQDALLLERWTLQPVPRQSGDRFIEEKTLLLAVRSYVFFSQLSAWLSASHGIVPRNILYRISAADEELVWQFSQPPSEHIFPVPNVSHSVALQVRVQSLPRQPTYPTLACSIHTGLPPLYSKTPSLNPNLNSHGGLPTHKKSQDPSKDNLLHNSNIYSKSSNSMSGLLLNGLPIPNLPINNIPINSLPHTAVPPPYSKKTQEPGEDHTYQNGELPQVNIPQSQGSPLFHRSSHSPTPSRSHSPSPLPTSKAGKWLYSALNGSSDPTQVEDYGSGTNSSDRSKGPIPEPLRAFKNFSLAEPPRCPSPRPATETNPLIGSLLQERQEVIARIAQRLNFCDPTAPPLPPGLFASDNPPKAMWGSNHDDITASKTKEPEVPPYESVGRVWPSPFNTPVTDPSFSKRESSSPKPAACRKLKMTETRDREEERNGEREREREKEKDRERDSSLIAQAVQDITRLIQERLSVPSLSPRHSRSGSHLHHTHTTTVTHTVRTYSHTSHIPQASHTATNGYTNGHVPSHEPHRGSSRTAATTAPVCTDKPRVDPGTGCHSPRAQNGAHFTLEESSLKGQSHTQAGRCLRTPPQEKLRARMPSSHEPPPATPVTENSPRNAQIFSWTCNDASPAMNCNTSHNHSKPQPQSQMQFCAPAQASALQDENQAPSISGCSSTSSPDMTPPSTVLRAHSPSPLRPCNSWKKQNRHSLDATATKAFHPCTGLPLLSSPVPQRKNQTGYFDLDTSLAGCKGLPWASGKRVCPKNEGYTDESQQFSASAPPASLSLLGNFEECVLNYRLEPLGLVEGFTAEVGASGSFCPSHLTLPVEVSFYSVSDDNAPSPYMGVINLESLGKRGYRVPPSGTIQVTLFNPNKTVVKMFVVMYDLRAMPAGHQTFLRQRTFSVPVRRDTNNQTSRKSLGQGRTLRYLVHLRFQSSKSGKIYLHRDIRLLFSRKSMEVDSGAAYELQSSTESPIDPPFSPRC, encoded by the exons ATGATCGAGGTCATGCTCCTACCAGACTGTTGCTATGGTGATGAGTGCCCCCCGAGTGACCCCATCAGCGACCCGGTCATCAAACAAGATGCTCTACTGCTGGAGAGATGGACCCTGCAGCCAGTTCCAAGACA aAGCGGCGATCGTTTCATTGAGGAGAAGACCCTTCTGTTGGCTGTGCGCTCCTACGTCTTCTTCTCCCAGCTCAGCGCCTGGCTCAGCGCCTCCCATGGTATCGTCCCGAGAAACATCCTATACAG AATCAGTGCTGCTGATGAGGAGTTGGTGTGGCAGTTCTCCCAGCCGCCTTCAGAACACATTTTCCCCGTCCCCAACGTGTCCCACAGTGTTGCACTGCAGGTCCGTGTCCAGTCACTCCCCCGCCAGCCCACCTACCCCACCCTGGCCTGCAGCATCCACACCGGCCTGCCTCCGCTTTACAGCAAGACGCCCAGCCTCAACCCAAACCTTAACAGCCATGGTGGCCTGCCCACCCACAAAAAGAGCCAGGACCCCAGCAAAGACAACCTCCTTCACAACTCTAACATCTACAGCAAAAGCTCCAACTCCATGTCTGGCCTACTCCTCAACGGATTACCCATTCCTAATCTTCCCATCAACAACATCCCCATTAACAGCCTACCCCACACTGCTGTCCCCCCTCCCTACAGCAAGAAGACCCAGGAGCCTGGTGAGGACCACACGTATCAGAATGGAGAACTTCCGCAGGTCAACATCCCCCAAAGTCAGGGCTCCCCCCTGTTCCACAGGTCGTCTCACTCCCCCACGCCCTCCCGCTCCCACTCTCCCTCTCCACTTCCCACAAGTAAAGCAGGGAAGTGGCTATACTCTGCTCTCAATGGTTCATCTGACCCCACACAAGTAGAAGACTATGGGTCTGGCACCAACAGCAGTGATAGGTCAAAAGGGCCCATCCCCGAGCCACTGAGAGCTTTTAAGAATTTCTCCTTGGCTGAGCCCCCCCGCTGCCCCTCCCCAAGGCCTGCAACCGAGACAAACCCTCTGATTGGCTCCCTGCTGcaggagagacaggaagttaTCGCCCGCATTGCACAGAGGCTCAACTTCTGCGACCCCACAGCACCACCACTCCCTCCCGGCCTTTTTGCTTCTGACAACCCTCCCAAAGCCATGTGGGGCAGTAACCATGACGACATAACTGCCAGTAAGACCAAAGAACCCGAGGTACCGCCCTACGAGTCTGTGGGACGTGTGTGGCCCAGCCCCTTCAACACACCCGTGACTGACCCTTCTTTCAGCAAACGGGAGAGCTCCTCTCCTAAACCTGCAGCCTGCAGGAAGCTGAAAATGACTGagacaagagacagagaggaggagcggaatggagagagggagagggagagagagaaggagaaagacagggagagagacagcTCCCTGATCGCCCAGGCAGTACAAGACATAACGAGACTCATCCAGGAGAGACTGTCtgtcccctctctgtccccGAGGCACAGCAGGAGCGGCAGCCATCTGCACCACACGCACACAACAACAGTCACGCACACGGTCCGCACATATTCACACACCTCTCACATCCCACAAGCCTCACACACTGCCACCAACGGCTACACCAACGGCCACGTACCCAGCCATGAACCTCACAGAGGCAGCAGTCGCACCGCTGCCACAACCGCGCCCGTTTGCACAGACAAGCCCCGAGTGGATCCGGGAACCGGATGCCATTCTCCCCGGGCCCAAAATGGTGCTCACTTTACACTTGAAGAATCCTCATTGAAAGGCCAGTCCCACACCCAGGCTGGTCGCTGTTTACGAACTCCCCCGCAAGAAAAGCTCAGAGCTAGGATGCCCAGCAGCCATGAACCCCCCCCTGCCACCCCTGTCACCGAGAACAGCCCAAGGAATGCCCAGATCTTTAGTTGGACTTGCAATGATGCCAGCCCAGCCATGAACTGTAACACAAGCCACAACCACAGCAAGCCTCAGCCCCAGTCCCAGATGCAGTTTTGTGCACCAGCGCAGGCCTCTGCCCTGCAGGATGAGAACCAGGCCCCCTCCATATCTGGATGCTCCAGCACCTCCAGTCCAGACATGACTCCCCCTTCCACAGTCCTG CGAGCTCACAGCCCCTCCCCGCTGCGCCCCTGCAACAGCTGGAAGAAACAGAATCGACACTCATTAGATGCCACAGCGACCAAGGCCTTCCACCCCTGCACTGGCCTGCCTCTGCTCTCCAGCCCt GTTCCTCAGAGGAAAAATCAAACAGGCTACTTTGACCTGGACACCTCTCTGGCTGGCTGTAAGGGTTTGCCTTGGGCCTCTGGGAAAAG GGTGTGTCCAAAGAATGAGGGGTACACCGATGAGTCGCAGCAGTTCAGTGCCAGCGCTCCACCTGCCAGTCTCAGTTTGCTGGGAAACTTTGAG GAGTGTGTGCTGAACTACCGCCTAGAGCCTTTAGGGTTAGTGGAGGGTTTCACAGCAGAAGTTGGAGCCAGCGGGTCCTTCTGCCCAAGTCACCTGACCTTACCCGTTGAGGTGTCATTCTACAGTGTATCCGATGACAACGCTCCATCACCATATATG GGTGTGATAAACCTGGAGTCCCTGGGGAAAAGGGGCTACCGTGTACCTCCATCAGGAACCATTCAAGTG ACCTTATTCAATCCCAACAAAACAGTGGTGAAGATGTTTGTTGTGATGTACGACTTACGAGCCATGCCAGCTGGACACCAGACCTTCCTGCGCCAGAGGACCTTCTCTGTTCCCGTCCGCCGTGACACAAACAATCAGACCAGCAGGAAGTCCCTCGGCCAGGGACGCACCTTGCGCTACCTCGTTCACCTGAG GTTCCAGAGTTCTAAGTCTGGGAAGATCTACCTCCATAGGGACATCCGTCTGCTGTTTTCCAGGAAGTCCATGGAGGTGGACAGCGGAGCTGCCTACGAGCTCCAGTCCTCCACAGAGTCCCCTATTGACCCTCCCTTCTCTCCCCGCTGCTGA